The following proteins are co-located in the Triticum aestivum cultivar Chinese Spring chromosome 1A, IWGSC CS RefSeq v2.1, whole genome shotgun sequence genome:
- the LOC123191672 gene encoding mediator of RNA polymerase II transcription subunit 28 has translation MAEPPPPPSQSPAPTQQQTPAATARDEMMACVAALEAALLPCLPARELQAVDRSLQSSHQIDVERHARDFMEAAKKLQSCFIDMQREDQPTNEELLRKEITTMEEELKTRSELIAKHKSLIEGWQKELKDQLGKHNTELERV, from the exons ATGgcagagccgccgccgcccccgtcgcagTCGCCGGCGCCCACGCAGCAGCAGACGCCCGCGGCAACCGCGCGGGATGAAATGATGGCGTGCGTGGCTGCGCTGGAGGCGGCGCTGCTGCCGTGCCTCCCCGCGCGCGAGCTGCAGGCCGTCGACCGCTCCCTCCAGTCCTCCCACCAGA TTGATGTCGAGAGGCACGCCAGGGATTTCATGGAGGCAGCCAAGAAGCTTCAGTCTTGCTTCATCGACATGCAGCGCGAGGACCAACCAACAAACGAAGAACTGCTTCGTAAG GAGATTACTACAATGGAGGAAGAACTGAAGACTAGGTCTGAGCTCATTGCCAAGCACAAGAGTCTCATTGAAGGGTGGCAGAAAGAACTAAAGGACCAGCTGGGCAAGCACAACACTGAGCTCGAAAGAGTTTGA